One stretch of Pseudoramibacter sp. DNA includes these proteins:
- the ilvC gene encoding ketol-acid reductoisomerase — protein MAEARMFYEQDCDLSLLKGKKIAVIGYGSQGHAHAKNLKDSGCDVIVGLYKGSKSWKKAEDEGFEVYTSAEAAKQADIIMILINDEKQADLYKESIAPNLEAGNMLMFAHGFNIHFGTIVPPADVDVTMIAPKAPGHTVRSEFVAGKGTPCLVAVEQDATGKALDLALAYGAGLGAARAGILETTFKTETETDLFGEQAVLCGGVVALMQAGFDTLCEAGYDPRNAYFEAIHEMKLIVDLIYQSGFKGMRYSISNTAEYGDYISGPKIVTEQTRQAMRDILKDIQDGTFAKDFLLEMSAGNQVHFQAMRKKALNHPSEKVGEEIRKLYSWSDDDKLINN, from the coding sequence ATGGCTGAAGCAAGAATGTTTTATGAACAGGATTGTGATCTTTCCTTACTGAAGGGCAAAAAGATCGCAGTTATCGGTTATGGCTCACAAGGTCATGCACATGCAAAGAATTTGAAAGATTCAGGCTGCGATGTCATTGTCGGTTTGTACAAAGGCAGCAAATCCTGGAAAAAAGCAGAAGATGAAGGCTTCGAAGTTTACACTTCTGCAGAAGCAGCAAAGCAGGCTGACATCATTATGATTTTGATCAATGATGAAAAGCAGGCAGATCTTTACAAAGAAAGCATTGCACCGAACCTGGAAGCTGGCAACATGTTAATGTTCGCACACGGCTTCAACATTCACTTCGGCACGATCGTTCCGCCGGCAGACGTCGACGTCACCATGATCGCACCGAAGGCTCCTGGCCATACTGTTAGAAGCGAATTTGTCGCTGGCAAAGGAACGCCGTGCCTCGTCGCTGTTGAACAGGATGCAACAGGCAAAGCACTGGATCTGGCACTGGCTTATGGTGCAGGCCTCGGCGCTGCAAGAGCAGGGATCCTCGAAACAACCTTCAAGACTGAAACAGAAACAGACCTCTTCGGCGAACAGGCTGTCCTGTGCGGCGGCGTTGTCGCTTTGATGCAGGCTGGTTTCGATACCCTCTGCGAAGCAGGCTACGACCCGAGAAACGCTTATTTCGAAGCTATTCACGAAATGAAACTGATCGTCGATCTGATCTATCAGTCAGGCTTCAAGGGCATGCGCTACTCCATCTCCAACACTGCTGAATACGGCGATTACATCAGCGGTCCGAAGATTGTCACAGAACAGACTAGACAGGCTATGCGTGACATTCTGAAAGACATCCAGGATGGGACATTCGCAAAAGACTTCTTACTGGAAATGAGCGCTGGCAACCAGGTCCACTTCCAGGCAATGCGCAAGAAAGCATTGAATCATCCATCTGAAAAAGTTGGCGAAGAAATCCGCAAACTCTACAGCTGGAGCGACGATGACAAACTGATCAACAACTAA
- a CDS encoding aminotransferase class V-fold PLP-dependent enzyme, with translation MEKKRECCSATAYLHLNQRANAMGASMMPIYQTSAFSHSTAEELEKIFKNQKPGFTYSRVGNPTVSTFENQMARLEGGFSATACASGSAAIACCFMTLLKSGDAVVAPSGLYGGTLSWLKDLEAFGIKTHLIKSFTAENVEAAIDEHTRMVFTEIISNPKLEVVDVKALAETAHKAGIPLVVDATAVTPALMRPIDFGADIVIHSSSKYINGNGSGVSGIIVDSGRFPWKKSGKFDAVLPCKKFGPAAFTAKLRNSTWQDIGACLSPAHAWLNLSGLETLPLRMKTICENAKTLAEFFETREEIEAVNYPGLASSPWHDATRQFARHRGGGILTVRLGSKARAFEMIDHLKLALNIPNIGDTKTLVLHPASTIFVHSDQAAQEAAGVFDDTVRISAGLEEIEDIISDFTQALESLN, from the coding sequence ATGGAGAAAAAACGCGAATGTTGTTCTGCGACGGCTTACCTGCATCTGAACCAGCGTGCGAATGCGATGGGCGCGTCGATGATGCCCATCTATCAAACTTCTGCTTTTTCTCATTCCACGGCAGAGGAACTGGAAAAAATTTTCAAGAATCAGAAGCCCGGTTTTACTTACAGCCGGGTGGGCAACCCGACGGTCAGCACCTTTGAAAATCAAATGGCCCGTTTGGAAGGCGGTTTCTCTGCGACAGCCTGTGCCTCTGGATCTGCGGCCATCGCCTGCTGCTTCATGACGCTGCTCAAAAGCGGAGATGCAGTGGTGGCGCCTTCGGGGCTTTACGGCGGCACCCTCAGCTGGCTGAAGGATTTGGAAGCTTTCGGCATTAAAACCCATTTAATCAAATCTTTTACGGCTGAAAACGTCGAAGCGGCCATCGACGAACACACCCGGATGGTCTTTACAGAAATCATCTCAAATCCCAAACTGGAAGTGGTGGATGTGAAGGCATTGGCCGAGACGGCTCATAAGGCCGGCATTCCCCTCGTGGTGGACGCCACGGCGGTGACGCCGGCGCTGATGCGGCCCATCGATTTCGGCGCTGACATCGTCATTCATTCATCATCTAAGTACATCAACGGGAATGGTTCCGGGGTGTCCGGGATCATCGTCGACAGCGGACGGTTCCCGTGGAAAAAATCCGGAAAGTTCGATGCGGTGCTGCCCTGTAAAAAATTCGGGCCGGCGGCTTTTACGGCCAAACTCAGAAACAGCACCTGGCAGGACATCGGGGCCTGTTTGTCGCCGGCCCACGCCTGGCTGAATCTCAGCGGCCTCGAGACGCTGCCCCTGAGGATGAAGACCATTTGCGAAAATGCCAAGACACTGGCCGAATTTTTTGAAACCCGGGAAGAGATTGAGGCCGTGAACTATCCGGGCCTCGCATCCAGTCCCTGGCACGATGCAACCAGGCAGTTTGCCCGCCACCGGGGCGGCGGCATTTTGACGGTGCGCCTCGGTTCCAAGGCTCGGGCCTTTGAGATGATCGACCATCTGAAGCTCGCCTTGAATATTCCCAATATCGGCGACACCAAAACGCTGGTGCTGCATCCGGCCTCGACGATTTTCGTGCATTCGGATCAGGCGGCGCAGGAAGCGGCGGGGGTCTTTGACGATACGGTCCGGATTTCGGCCGGACTTGAAGAGATAGAAGATATCATTTCGGATTTCACACAGGCATTGGAAAGCCTGAATTAG
- a CDS encoding 4Fe-4S binding protein: protein MAVDYAALKAGGFMRQKQKNTFSLRLRCIGGTVTAEQLAVIKKVADQYGHGYIHLTARQGIEIPFIKLEDIDEVKAALAEGGVEPGVCGPRVRTVTACQGGRCCPSGCIDALDIARKLDARYFGRELPCKFKFGVTGCINNCLKMEENDFGVKGAYDVSYDESACIHCGLCAKVCREKAITFDGDTLVFDESKCSHCGRCVKSCPTDAWKGESAFRVFVGGTFGNHIISGKELTPLIKDEAALMRVADATIDYFATHSKKGERFGKTLERLGTDELQGILQRAAAEA, encoded by the coding sequence ATGGCAGTGGATTATGCGGCACTTAAAGCCGGCGGATTTATGCGGCAGAAACAGAAAAATACGTTTTCCCTGAGACTGCGGTGCATCGGGGGGACGGTGACGGCGGAACAGCTGGCGGTGATCAAAAAGGTGGCGGATCAATACGGTCACGGCTACATTCACCTGACCGCCCGCCAGGGCATTGAAATTCCTTTTATTAAATTAGAAGACATCGACGAAGTCAAGGCGGCGCTGGCCGAAGGCGGGGTCGAACCCGGGGTCTGCGGACCGAGAGTACGTACCGTGACCGCCTGTCAGGGCGGGCGGTGCTGCCCTTCAGGGTGCATCGACGCTTTGGATATCGCCAGAAAACTGGACGCCCGGTATTTCGGACGGGAACTGCCGTGCAAATTTAAATTTGGCGTTACCGGCTGCATCAACAACTGCCTCAAAATGGAAGAAAATGACTTCGGCGTCAAAGGCGCCTACGACGTCAGCTACGACGAAAGCGCCTGCATCCACTGCGGGCTCTGTGCGAAGGTCTGCCGGGAAAAGGCCATCACCTTTGACGGTGACACCCTGGTCTTTGACGAATCCAAGTGCAGCCACTGCGGCCGGTGTGTGAAATCCTGTCCCACCGACGCCTGGAAAGGGGAAAGCGCGTTCCGCGTCTTCGTCGGCGGCACTTTCGGCAATCATATCATTTCAGGCAAAGAACTGACCCCTTTGATTAAAGACGAAGCGGCCCTGATGCGGGTGGCCGACGCGACGATTGATTATTTCGCGACTCATTCGAAAAAAGGTGAACGTTTTGGCAAAACCCTGGAACGCCTCGGCACAGATGAACTTCAGGGGATTCTGCAGCGCGCCGCGGCAGAAGCATAA
- a CDS encoding sulfurtransferase TusA family protein, with product MAELSLDQIENRVDITDVVCPVTFVKAKVALEELDPGDLIAVHMNDGEPVQNVPRSIKEEGHQILKLVDNEDGTYDLIVRKGEEA from the coding sequence ATGGCAGAACTCAGTTTAGATCAGATTGAAAACCGCGTCGATATTACCGATGTGGTGTGCCCGGTGACTTTTGTCAAGGCGAAAGTCGCATTGGAAGAATTGGACCCCGGCGATCTCATCGCCGTTCACATGAACGACGGGGAACCGGTGCAGAATGTGCCCAGAAGCATAAAGGAAGAAGGCCATCAGATCTTGAAACTGGTGGACAACGAAGACGGCACTTACGACTTGATCGTGAGAAAAGGCGAAGAAGCATAA
- the thiS gene encoding sulfur carrier protein ThiS: protein MKITVSGEPTEVKEGISVAELIQEKDVENPQYVTVTVNDDFIDSGAFEEKTLSEGDQVEFLYFMGGGR, encoded by the coding sequence ATGAAAATTACCGTATCCGGAGAACCCACAGAGGTGAAAGAAGGCATTTCCGTAGCCGAACTGATTCAGGAAAAAGACGTCGAAAACCCGCAGTATGTGACGGTCACCGTCAATGACGATTTCATTGATTCAGGTGCTTTTGAAGAAAAGACCCTTTCCGAAGGGGATCAGGTCGAATTCCTGTATTTCATGGGAGGCGGACGCTGA
- the thiF gene encoding thiazole biosynthesis adenylyltransferase ThiF, translated as MSFTNDQLERYSRHIILKEIGVKGQKRLLNGSVLIVGAGGLGSPVAAYLAAAGVGKIGIVDADCVDLSNLQRQIIHTTQDVGKPKVESAAETMRAINPDVEVQTYQEYLYSENVMDIVKDYDFVIDGTDNFPAKFLINDACVLTKTAFCHAGVIRFQGQLMTYVPGEGPCYRCVFKDPPPKGAVPTCREAGVIGAMVGVIGSLQAMEAVKYLTGAGELLTGSLLTYDALHNKFRKVKLPRDPNCAVCSDHPTITKPIDYEQAACDFDPKNPLN; from the coding sequence ATGAGCTTTACAAATGATCAGCTTGAGCGCTATTCGCGCCATATTATTTTAAAGGAGATCGGCGTCAAAGGACAGAAACGCCTGTTAAACGGGTCAGTCCTCATCGTCGGCGCCGGCGGTTTGGGCTCTCCGGTCGCCGCTTATCTGGCCGCAGCCGGTGTGGGCAAAATCGGCATCGTGGACGCGGACTGCGTCGATTTGTCGAATCTGCAGCGTCAGATCATCCACACCACCCAGGATGTGGGCAAGCCGAAGGTTGAATCCGCGGCGGAAACCATGCGGGCCATCAACCCCGACGTCGAAGTGCAGACTTATCAGGAATACCTGTATTCGGAAAATGTCATGGACATCGTCAAAGACTACGATTTCGTCATCGACGGGACGGACAATTTCCCGGCGAAGTTTTTAATCAACGACGCCTGTGTGCTGACCAAGACGGCTTTCTGCCACGCCGGGGTTATTCGGTTCCAGGGCCAGCTCATGACCTACGTGCCCGGGGAAGGACCGTGCTATCGCTGTGTCTTCAAGGATCCGCCACCAAAGGGTGCGGTGCCGACCTGCCGGGAAGCTGGGGTCATCGGCGCAATGGTCGGGGTGATCGGCAGTCTCCAGGCGATGGAAGCTGTGAAGTACCTCACCGGCGCCGGAGAACTTTTAACCGGTTCTCTGTTGACTTACGATGCGCTGCACAACAAGTTCCGAAAAGTCAAACTGCCAAGAGATCCGAACTGCGCGGTTTGTTCCGATCATCCGACGATCACCAAGCCCATCGACTACGAACAGGCCGCCTGCGATTTCGATCCCAAAAATCCGTTGAATTAA
- a CDS encoding M67 family metallopeptidase, with translation MPTPKTVKLTQSQFAQIIAHAKSCLPEEACGLLGGKIEGSTKVVTHIYNVENIDHTNEHFSMAPKDQLAAVKKMRAAGEVPLGNWHSHPETPSRPSDEDKRLAYDSKASYLILSLMDADSPVLHAFHVEGDVSSRETLIIVED, from the coding sequence ATGCCGACACCAAAGACTGTAAAATTGACCCAAAGCCAGTTCGCCCAGATCATTGCGCACGCGAAATCCTGCCTGCCCGAAGAAGCCTGCGGGCTCTTGGGCGGGAAGATCGAAGGCAGCACCAAGGTGGTCACCCATATCTACAATGTCGAAAACATCGACCACACCAATGAACATTTTTCCATGGCACCGAAGGATCAGCTGGCGGCGGTCAAAAAAATGCGCGCCGCCGGGGAGGTGCCCCTGGGCAACTGGCATTCCCATCCGGAAACGCCGTCTCGCCCTTCTGACGAAGACAAGCGCCTGGCCTACGATTCGAAAGCCAGTTACTTGATTTTGTCGCTGATGGATGCCGATTCTCCGGTGCTTCACGCTTTTCACGTTGAAGGTGATGTTTCTAGCCGGGAAACGCTGATCATTGTAGAAGATTAA
- a CDS encoding glutamine synthetase III family protein, translating to MPELQEKKDRKDSVVDLFGSKVFNVPVMRKRLPKHIFKSVMRTIKYDEPLGREDAEVVANAMKDWAMELGATHFTHWFQPMTGATAEKHDAFISPTGEGSVIMEFSGKELVKGEPDASSFPSGGLRATFEARGYTAWDPTSFAFVKGTTLYIPTSFISYSGEILDKKTPLLRSMKVLSTEAIRILKLFGTADGVHKVTSSVGAEQEYFLVDKDMYAKRKDLILTGRTLFGAMAPKGQEMEDHYFGRIRGRVRHFMRDVDKELWSLGVPSKTRHNEVAPCQHELAPVFSSANQATDNNHLIMETLRRIAPKYNLHCLIHEKPFEGINGSGKHNNWSIATDTGVNLLDPGDDPASNLQFLTFLIAVIEAVDRYPELLRSTVASAGNDHRLGANEAPPAIISIFIGDQLTDALDELLTGHSSGKAKERTMDLGIDATPTFTTDATDRNRTSPFAFTGNKFEFRMLGSNQSIAGPNIALNTIVAEVLREYADALEGSDNFEADCHEFLKKRLKDHKRIIFNGNNYTDEWVEEAAKRGLPNLRTTPEAFSEYCMPKNVEVMSKNNIYTDEEMKARQEIHLEEYSKTINIEAKTMLSMARHEILPAVMDCEKDLTSVLSQKAAVGIETKDSVESAMVEKISALAKDFLAETDALDAVTEKAAAIEDAQAQADSYCKDVIGAMDALRATGDALETIVGKEYWPYPIYEDLLFYV from the coding sequence ATGCCTGAATTGCAAGAAAAGAAAGACCGCAAAGACAGCGTCGTCGATCTGTTCGGCTCCAAAGTCTTTAACGTTCCCGTCATGCGCAAACGCCTGCCGAAACACATTTTCAAGAGCGTCATGCGCACCATTAAATACGACGAACCCCTCGGCCGTGAAGATGCTGAAGTCGTCGCCAATGCCATGAAAGACTGGGCGATGGAATTAGGGGCCACCCACTTCACCCACTGGTTCCAGCCGATGACCGGCGCCACCGCTGAAAAACACGACGCTTTCATCAGCCCCACCGGCGAAGGCAGCGTCATCATGGAATTCTCCGGTAAAGAACTCGTCAAAGGGGAACCGGACGCGTCATCCTTCCCATCCGGCGGTCTGCGGGCCACATTTGAAGCCCGGGGCTACACTGCTTGGGACCCGACTTCCTTTGCTTTTGTCAAAGGCACGACCCTTTACATCCCGACTTCATTCATCTCTTATTCCGGAGAAATCCTCGACAAGAAAACCCCGCTTTTGAGATCCATGAAAGTCCTGTCCACTGAAGCGATTCGTATTTTGAAACTCTTCGGCACAGCGGACGGCGTACACAAAGTCACCTCTTCTGTTGGGGCTGAACAGGAATACTTCCTGGTCGACAAAGACATGTACGCAAAACGCAAAGACCTGATCTTAACCGGCCGCACCTTGTTCGGCGCTATGGCACCGAAGGGGCAGGAAATGGAAGATCATTACTTTGGCCGGATCCGCGGCCGCGTCCGTCATTTCATGAGAGACGTCGACAAAGAACTCTGGTCCTTAGGCGTCCCGAGCAAAACCCGACACAACGAAGTGGCCCCGTGCCAGCACGAATTGGCCCCTGTTTTCTCATCTGCCAACCAGGCGACTGACAACAACCACCTGATCATGGAAACTTTGAGACGGATTGCCCCGAAATACAATCTCCACTGCCTCATCCATGAAAAACCATTTGAAGGCATCAATGGTTCTGGGAAACATAACAACTGGTCTATCGCAACTGATACCGGCGTCAACCTTCTCGATCCAGGGGATGATCCAGCAAGCAACCTGCAGTTCTTAACCTTCTTAATCGCGGTTATCGAAGCCGTTGACCGCTATCCAGAACTCCTTAGATCCACTGTCGCCTCTGCCGGCAACGATCACCGTCTGGGCGCCAACGAAGCACCGCCAGCGATCATCTCCATCTTCATCGGGGATCAGCTCACCGATGCCCTTGATGAACTTCTCACCGGACACTCCAGCGGAAAGGCCAAAGAACGGACCATGGATCTTGGCATCGACGCGACGCCGACTTTCACCACCGACGCCACCGACCGCAACCGGACCTCACCTTTTGCTTTCACCGGCAACAAATTTGAATTCCGTATGCTGGGCTCCAATCAATCGATCGCCGGCCCGAATATCGCTTTAAACACCATCGTCGCCGAAGTGCTCCGCGAATACGCAGATGCCCTGGAAGGCAGCGACAACTTTGAAGCAGACTGCCACGAATTCTTGAAGAAACGTCTGAAAGATCACAAACGCATTATTTTCAACGGCAACAACTACACCGATGAATGGGTCGAAGAAGCGGCAAAACGCGGTTTGCCGAACCTGAGAACCACACCGGAAGCTTTCTCCGAATACTGCATGCCGAAGAACGTCGAAGTCATGTCGAAGAACAACATCTACACCGACGAAGAAATGAAGGCCCGTCAGGAAATTCACCTGGAAGAATACTCCAAGACCATCAACATCGAAGCCAAGACGATGCTGTCCATGGCCCGTCACGAAATTCTCCCTGCTGTGATGGACTGTGAAAAGGATTTAACCAGCGTCTTGTCTCAAAAAGCAGCCGTCGGGATCGAAACAAAAGATTCTGTCGAATCTGCCATGGTCGAAAAGATCTCCGCACTGGCAAAAGACTTCCTCGCTGAAACCGATGCCCTCGACGCCGTCACAGAAAAAGCGGCGGCTATCGAAGACGCTCAGGCTCAGGCTGACAGCTACTGCAAAGACGTCATCGGCGCCATGGATGCACTCCGCGCCACAGGTGATGCCCTTGAAACCATTGTCGGCAAAGAATACTGGCCCTATCCGATTTACGAAGATTTGCTGTTCTACGTTTAA
- a CDS encoding class II glutamine amidotransferase: MLKKEGEIRIPSGCAISGIIDRTGRRSINGRTIVDSIAVMHDRSNGLGGGFAGYGIYPDYADSYAFHVFYDDLKARQETERYLDRYFDVVNMSRIPVRPNRNVVDAPLIWRYFVNPLFNRIQEDRGEIDEKKFIVDTVFYVNTYIDGAYIFSSGKNMGIFKGVGYPEDIGDFYKLEDYDAYCWTAHGRYPTNTPGWWGGCHPFALLDHSVVHNGEISSYDANRRYIEMFGYKCNLLTDTEVITYIIDYLKRKKGFDYEDIAKIIAAPFWEEIDRLPEKEARKMKLLRNTYSSLLITGPFSIICGFDHGLMALNDRLKLRSMVAGEKDEVVYIASEEAAIRRICPDIDGIWAPRGGEPIIVHASKEAM, from the coding sequence ATGTTAAAGAAAGAAGGAGAAATCCGAATCCCATCGGGTTGTGCGATATCCGGCATTATCGACCGGACAGGCCGCAGGAGCATCAACGGCCGGACGATCGTCGACTCCATCGCGGTGATGCACGACCGCTCCAATGGGCTGGGCGGCGGCTTCGCCGGCTACGGTATCTATCCGGATTATGCAGATTCATACGCCTTTCATGTCTTTTATGACGATTTAAAAGCGCGTCAGGAAACAGAACGGTATCTCGACCGTTACTTCGATGTGGTCAACATGAGCCGGATTCCGGTCCGTCCGAACCGCAACGTCGTCGACGCGCCGCTGATTTGGCGCTATTTCGTCAATCCGCTGTTTAACCGGATTCAGGAAGACCGCGGCGAAATTGACGAAAAGAAGTTTATCGTCGACACCGTCTTTTATGTGAACACGTACATCGACGGGGCTTATATCTTCTCGTCCGGGAAGAACATGGGCATTTTCAAAGGCGTCGGCTACCCTGAAGACATCGGCGATTTTTATAAACTTGAAGATTACGATGCCTACTGCTGGACAGCTCACGGCCGTTATCCGACGAACACGCCGGGCTGGTGGGGCGGCTGCCATCCTTTTGCGCTGCTGGATCACTCCGTCGTGCACAACGGCGAAATTTCATCCTACGACGCCAACCGCCGCTACATTGAAATGTTCGGCTACAAATGCAACCTGCTCACCGACACCGAAGTCATCACCTATATCATTGACTACTTAAAACGCAAAAAGGGATTTGATTACGAAGATATTGCCAAAATCATCGCCGCGCCGTTCTGGGAAGAAATCGACCGGTTGCCTGAAAAAGAAGCGCGCAAGATGAAACTGCTCCGCAACACTTATTCGAGTCTGCTCATCACCGGGCCTTTCTCGATTATCTGCGGATTCGATCACGGTCTGATGGCCTTAAACGACCGCCTGAAGCTGCGTTCCATGGTGGCCGGAGAAAAGGACGAAGTGGTTTATATCGCCAGTGAAGAAGCGGCCATCCGCCGGATCTGCCCGGATATTGACGGCATCTGGGCGCCCCGGGGCGGGGAACCGATCATTGTTCATGCGAGCAAGGAGGCAATGTAA
- a CDS encoding glutamate synthase-related protein codes for MGIEYLYPEFEVHRNFDRCIKCRVCERQCSEGVHFYDAEDDIMRADESKCVDCQRCVTMCPTRALKIVKTENTFRPNHNWHQDTIEEIYRQATSGGALLSSMGNPKDYPSYWDRILLNASQVTNPSIDPLREPMETKVFLGKKPHDLEFDSHGEVISKLPPQIELELPVMFSAMSFGALSENAHKSLARAATACGTCYNTGEGGLNKSLYPYGPNTIVQVASGRFGVHEDYLKAGCAIEIKMGQGAKPGIGGHLPGRKIGPKVAETRMIPEGSDAISPAPHHDIYSIEDLRQLVYSLKEATNYEKPVIVKIAAVHNVAAIASGIARSGADIIAIDGFRGGTGAAPTRIRDNVGIPIELALAAVDQRLRDEKIRNDISIVVGGSIRSSADVVKAIALGADACYIGTAALIALGCHLCRQCQRGLCNWGIATQREDLCRRLNPDIGTEHLINLLTAWNNEIKEMMGGMGINSIEALRGNRLMLRGVGMTEKELEILGIKHAGE; via the coding sequence ATGGGAATTGAATATTTATATCCGGAATTTGAAGTCCACCGCAATTTTGACCGGTGCATCAAATGCCGCGTCTGCGAACGACAGTGCTCAGAAGGGGTGCATTTCTACGACGCGGAAGACGACATCATGCGGGCTGACGAATCCAAATGTGTGGACTGCCAGCGCTGCGTGACCATGTGCCCGACCCGTGCTCTGAAAATTGTCAAGACGGAAAACACTTTCCGTCCGAATCACAATTGGCACCAGGACACTATCGAAGAAATCTACCGCCAAGCCACATCCGGCGGCGCGCTGCTGTCCAGCATGGGCAACCCGAAGGATTATCCATCTTATTGGGACCGCATTCTGCTCAACGCCAGCCAGGTCACCAATCCGTCCATCGACCCCCTCAGAGAACCGATGGAAACGAAAGTGTTCCTTGGGAAAAAACCCCACGACCTGGAATTTGATTCCCACGGGGAAGTGATTTCCAAACTGCCGCCGCAGATCGAACTGGAACTGCCGGTCATGTTTTCCGCCATGTCCTTCGGGGCCCTGTCGGAAAACGCCCACAAATCTCTGGCCCGGGCGGCGACCGCCTGCGGCACCTGCTACAATACCGGTGAAGGGGGCCTGAACAAATCCCTCTATCCCTACGGTCCGAACACCATCGTTCAGGTCGCTTCCGGCCGTTTCGGCGTTCACGAAGACTACTTAAAAGCCGGCTGTGCCATTGAAATCAAGATGGGCCAGGGGGCCAAGCCTGGGATCGGCGGCCACCTGCCGGGACGGAAGATCGGCCCGAAAGTTGCGGAAACCCGAATGATTCCGGAAGGCTCCGATGCCATTTCACCGGCGCCCCACCACGATATCTATTCGATTGAAGATTTAAGACAGCTGGTTTATTCCCTGAAAGAAGCGACGAATTACGAAAAACCGGTCATCGTCAAAATCGCGGCCGTGCACAATGTCGCCGCGATCGCGTCTGGGATTGCCCGCTCAGGGGCAGACATCATCGCCATCGATGGTTTCCGCGGCGGCACCGGCGCAGCGCCGACCCGCATCCGTGACAACGTCGGGATTCCGATCGAACTGGCGTTGGCCGCTGTGGATCAAAGACTCCGTGATGAAAAGATCAGAAACGACATTTCCATCGTCGTCGGCGGGAGCATCCGTTCTTCGGCCGACGTGGTCAAAGCCATCGCGCTCGGCGCAGACGCCTGCTACATCGGAACAGCGGCGCTGATCGCTTTGGGCTGCCATCTGTGCAGACAATGTCAAAGAGGCCTGTGCAACTGGGGCATCGCGACCCAGAGAGAAGATCTCTGCCGCCGCCTGAACCCGGATATCGGGACGGAACATCTGATCAATCTGCTCACAGCTTGGAACAACGAAATCAAAGAAATGATGGGCGGCATGGGCATCAACTCCATCGAAGCCTTAAGAGGAAACCGCCTCATGCTGCGCGGTGTCGGGATGACTGAAAAAGAACTGGAAATCCTCGGCATCAAGCACGCCGGAGAATAA
- a CDS encoding 4Fe-4S dicluster domain-containing protein has protein sequence MKRVYVNEEWCLGCHLCEFNCGFANSGETSMIKAYHREQRPLSRIRVEDGDDIHFAVNCRHCKEPLCVKGCITGALSVEDGVIKIDQDQCIGCRTCIAMCPYGCLVLSHNHTMLKCELCLENSCGEPACVTGCPNRAIVYEERG, from the coding sequence TTGAAACGCGTTTATGTCAATGAAGAATGGTGCCTCGGCTGCCATTTGTGTGAATTTAACTGCGGATTTGCCAATTCTGGCGAAACCAGCATGATTAAAGCTTATCACCGGGAACAGCGCCCGCTGTCCCGGATTCGGGTCGAAGACGGCGATGACATTCATTTTGCTGTCAACTGCCGTCACTGCAAAGAACCCCTTTGTGTCAAAGGGTGCATCACCGGCGCATTGTCCGTGGAAGACGGCGTCATCAAAATCGATCAGGATCAGTGCATTGGCTGCAGAACCTGCATTGCCATGTGCCCGTACGGCTGCCTGGTGCTGTCCCACAACCACACCATGCTGAAATGCGAACTCTGCCTGGAAAACAGCTGCGGCGAACCCGCCTGTGTCACCGGCTGCCCGAACCGGGCCATTGTTTACGAAGAAAGGGGCTGA